The proteins below come from a single Pseudochaenichthys georgianus unplaced genomic scaffold, fPseGeo1.2 scaffold_1117_arrow_ctg1, whole genome shotgun sequence genomic window:
- the gnb3a gene encoding guanine nucleotide-binding protein G(I)/G(S)/G(T) subunit beta-3a, with protein MTCAYAPSGNLVACGGLDNMCSIYNLKGKDGNVKVMRELAAHTGYLSCCRFLSDTEIITSSGDCTCVLWDIETGTQKMVFAGHQGDAMSLGVSPDFKYFISGACDFTAKLWDIREAECRQTFGGHESDINAIGFFPNGNAVITGSDDATCKLYDLRADQELLTYQDSSIMCGVTSLAPSKSGRLLLAGHDDFNVNIWDMLKAERVGVLAGHDNRVSCIGVSTDGMACCTGSWDSFLKIWN; from the exons ATGACATGTGCGTACGCGCCCTCGGGGAACCTGGTGGCGTGCGGCGGTCTGGACAACATGTGCTCCATCTACAACCTGAAGGGCAAAGACGGGAACGTCAAGGTCATGAGGGAGCTGGCGGCGCACACAG GTTACCTGTCCTGCTGTCGCTTCCTGAGCGACACGGAGATCATCACCAGCTCTGGAGACTGCACCTG CGTACTGTGGGACATCGAGACAGGGACCCAGAAGATGGTGTTCGCGGGACATCAGGGCGACGCCATGTCTCTGGGCGTGTCTCCAGACTTCAAGTACTTCATCTCAGGAGCGTGCGACTTCACGGCCAAACTGTGGGACATCAGAGAGGCCGAGTGCAGACAGACATTCGGAGGCCATGAGAGCGACATCAACGCTATCGGG TTCTTCCCCAATGGTAACGCGGTGATCACGGGCTCGGACGACGCCACCTGCAAGCTGTACGACCTGCGGGCCGACCAGGAGCTGCTCACCTACCAGGACTCCAGCATCATGTGCGGGGTCACCTCCCTCGCCCCCTCCAAGTCAGGACGCCTGCTGCTGGCCGGGCACGACGACTTCAACGTCAACATCTGGGACATGCTGAAGGCCGAGAGAGTGG gAGTGCTCGCGGGTCACGACAACAGGGTGAGCTGCATCGGGGTCTCCACAGACGGGATGGCGTGTTGCACAGGGTCCTGGGACAGCTTCCTGAAGATCTGGAACTGA